A window of the Pseudomonas fluorescens genome harbors these coding sequences:
- the ptsP gene encoding phosphoenolpyruvate--protein phosphotransferase, translated as MHNNNKELTLSAPLSGPVLTLAKVPDAVFASGAMGDGIAIDPLNDTLYSPCAGVVIHVARTGHAVTVRADNGAEILLHLGLDTVELQGEGFSMLVKEGARVSNGQPLLRYDLDKVGRQCKSLVSLLILTNSQDFQARPITLKTVKVGEPLLHIVARHSAAANTEELGGPEVHGHVQVAHRGGLHARPAALIRQTAQGFKSQSQLHFAGKSAPCNSLIGLMGLAIGEQDEVQVSCQGPDAQAALQALLTALATALPEDHHAAAPVATAPRNRPAEAGVLHGVCAAPGLVGGPLFRLNAISLPADTGNHQPEQQLQILDTALNQVRSEIDGTLALAKKQRNADEEAIFAAHLALLEDPALLDAAQQSIETGTAATHAWSQSIDAQCEVLQNTGSPLLAERANDLRDLKQRVLRALLGEAWHYDVPASAIVAAHELTPSDLLQLSAQGVAGLCMAEGGATSHVAILARGKGLPCMVALGSALLDQTQGQSVVLDADGGRLELTPNAERLAEVRQAQIDRQQRRDAQQAQAHLPAETRNGVSIEVVANVASSHEAADAFANGADGVGLLRTEFLFVDRHTTPDVEEQRAAYQAVIDAMGDKSVIIRTIDVGGDKQLDYLPLPVEANPVLGLRGIRLAQARPEILDQQLRALLQVSPLQRCRILLPMVTEVDELLHIRQRVDALCLELGISQRPEIGVMIEVPAAALQAEQLAEHADFLSIGTNDLSQYTLAMDRDHAGLAARVDALHPALLRLIAMTCEGAAVHKRWVGVCGALASDPLATPVLIGLGVTELSVSPVQIGEIKDRVRQLHEAECQRLARDLLKLSSAAAVRHACHQHWPLR; from the coding sequence ATGCACAACAACAATAAAGAGCTGACTTTAAGCGCCCCGCTCAGCGGCCCGGTGCTCACGCTCGCCAAAGTTCCGGACGCGGTGTTCGCCAGCGGCGCGATGGGCGACGGCATTGCCATCGATCCGCTGAACGACACCCTGTACTCGCCTTGCGCCGGCGTGGTGATCCACGTCGCCCGCACCGGCCATGCAGTGACCGTGCGAGCCGACAACGGCGCGGAAATCCTCCTGCACCTGGGGCTCGACACCGTCGAGTTGCAGGGCGAAGGGTTCTCGATGCTGGTCAAGGAAGGCGCGCGGGTCAGCAATGGCCAGCCGCTGCTGCGCTATGACCTGGACAAGGTCGGCCGCCAGTGCAAAAGCCTGGTCAGCCTGCTGATCCTGACCAACAGCCAGGATTTCCAGGCGCGCCCCATCACCCTGAAAACGGTGAAGGTGGGCGAACCGCTGCTGCACATCGTCGCTCGTCACAGTGCAGCGGCGAATACAGAAGAACTCGGCGGCCCTGAAGTTCACGGTCATGTGCAGGTCGCCCATCGTGGCGGACTGCATGCGCGCCCGGCGGCGTTGATCCGCCAGACGGCGCAAGGGTTCAAGAGCCAGTCGCAGCTGCATTTCGCCGGCAAATCGGCACCGTGCAACAGCCTCATCGGTTTGATGGGCCTGGCGATTGGCGAGCAGGACGAAGTGCAGGTCAGTTGCCAGGGGCCGGACGCACAGGCGGCGTTGCAAGCCTTGCTCACCGCACTGGCCACCGCCCTGCCCGAGGATCACCATGCCGCCGCACCGGTTGCCACCGCACCACGCAATCGTCCGGCCGAGGCTGGCGTGTTGCACGGCGTGTGCGCCGCACCGGGTCTGGTCGGCGGGCCGCTGTTTCGCTTGAACGCGATCAGCCTGCCGGCAGACACCGGCAATCATCAGCCCGAGCAACAATTGCAGATCCTCGACACCGCGCTGAATCAGGTTCGCAGCGAAATCGACGGCACCCTCGCCCTAGCAAAAAAACAGCGCAATGCCGACGAAGAAGCGATCTTCGCCGCGCACCTGGCCTTGCTGGAAGACCCGGCCCTGCTCGACGCCGCCCAGCAATCGATTGAAACCGGCACCGCAGCAACTCACGCCTGGAGCCAATCCATCGACGCGCAATGCGAAGTGCTGCAAAACACCGGCAGCCCTCTGCTGGCCGAGCGCGCCAACGATCTGCGCGACCTCAAGCAACGGGTGCTGCGCGCGCTGCTCGGCGAAGCTTGGCATTACGACGTGCCGGCCAGCGCCATCGTCGCCGCCCACGAACTGACGCCTTCGGATTTGCTGCAATTGAGCGCGCAAGGTGTCGCCGGTTTGTGCATGGCCGAAGGTGGCGCGACTTCCCACGTGGCAATTCTGGCCCGGGGCAAAGGCCTGCCATGCATGGTCGCACTGGGCTCGGCGCTGCTCGATCAGACACAAGGCCAATCGGTGGTTCTCGACGCCGACGGCGGGCGCCTCGAACTGACGCCGAATGCCGAGCGTCTGGCCGAAGTCCGCCAGGCGCAGATCGACCGCCAACAACGGCGCGATGCCCAGCAAGCCCAGGCCCATCTGCCAGCCGAAACCCGCAACGGCGTATCCATTGAAGTGGTCGCCAACGTCGCCTCCAGCCACGAAGCAGCGGATGCATTTGCCAACGGTGCCGACGGCGTCGGCCTGCTGCGCACCGAGTTCCTGTTCGTTGACCGCCACACAACGCCGGACGTCGAAGAGCAACGCGCCGCCTATCAAGCCGTGATCGATGCCATGGGCGACAAGTCGGTGATCATCCGCACCATCGACGTCGGTGGCGACAAACAACTCGACTACCTGCCACTACCGGTCGAAGCCAACCCGGTGCTCGGTCTGCGCGGTATCCGTCTGGCCCAGGCCCGCCCGGAGATCCTCGATCAACAACTGCGCGCACTGCTGCAAGTCAGCCCGTTGCAGCGCTGCCGGATCCTGCTGCCGATGGTTACCGAGGTCGACGAGCTGCTGCACATCCGCCAGCGAGTCGATGCGCTGTGCCTGGAACTGGGCATCAGCCAACGTCCGGAAATCGGCGTGATGATCGAAGTCCCGGCCGCCGCCCTGCAAGCCGAACAACTGGCCGAACACGCCGACTTCCTGTCCATCGGCACCAACGACTTGTCGCAATACACCCTGGCCATGGACCGCGACCACGCCGGCCTCGCCGCACGGGTCGATGCCTTGCACCCGGCGCTGCTGCGCCTGATCGCCATGACCTGCGAAGGCGCGGCGGTGCATAAACGCTGGGTCGGCGTGTGCGGCGCCCTGGCTTCCGATCCGCTGGCAACGCCGGTGTTGATCGGCCTGGGCGTGACCGAACTGTCGGTGAGCCCGGTACAGATCGGCGAAATCAAGGATCGCGTGCGCCAGCTGCACGAAGCCGAATGCCAACGCCTCGCCCGGGACTTGCTCAAGCTGAGCAGCGCCGCTGCGGTGCGTCACGCCTGTCATCAACATTGGCCTCTGCGCTAA
- a CDS encoding SIS domain-containing protein: MTSKMLEEALSSFEAVQAQLQQLDPQMIEIAGRLRRQPPQVAMTVARGSSDHAASYFAYLTMQQLGVPVASLPMSVVTMQQAPLKVSGQVAFAFSQSGQSPDLVNSLRLLRKRGALSVSMVNAADSPLEAACEFSLPLLAGTESSVAATKSFIATLSASARLIAHWKEDSELLEAHNALPEGLREAAQQDWSPAIDALRDCERLMVIGRGAGFAIAQEAALKFKETSAIQAEAFSSAEVRHGPMALIDEHYPLLVFAPRGAEQAGLLSLAAEMRQRGARVLLAAPDDVSERDLTLSRAEHPALDPILAIQSFYVMAAGLAVARGMDPDQPRHLSKVTRTH; encoded by the coding sequence TTGACTTCAAAAATGCTTGAAGAGGCGCTGTCCTCGTTCGAGGCCGTGCAAGCCCAACTGCAACAGCTCGACCCGCAAATGATCGAGATCGCCGGACGCCTGCGCCGTCAGCCGCCGCAAGTGGCGATGACCGTTGCCCGTGGCAGTTCCGATCATGCCGCGAGCTACTTCGCCTACCTGACCATGCAGCAACTTGGCGTACCGGTGGCGTCGTTGCCGATGTCCGTGGTGACCATGCAGCAGGCGCCGTTGAAGGTCAGCGGTCAGGTCGCGTTCGCGTTTTCCCAGTCGGGCCAGAGCCCGGATCTGGTCAACAGCCTGCGTCTGCTGCGCAAACGTGGCGCCTTGAGCGTGTCGATGGTCAACGCCGCCGATTCGCCGCTGGAAGCTGCCTGTGAATTCAGCCTGCCGTTGCTGGCCGGCACTGAAAGCAGCGTCGCCGCGACCAAGAGTTTCATCGCCACCCTCAGCGCCAGCGCCCGTCTGATCGCCCACTGGAAAGAAGACAGCGAATTGCTGGAAGCGCACAACGCCCTGCCCGAAGGCCTGCGCGAAGCCGCGCAACAGGACTGGAGCCCGGCCATCGACGCCCTGCGCGATTGCGAGCGGTTGATGGTGATCGGCCGTGGCGCCGGTTTCGCTATCGCTCAGGAAGCCGCACTGAAATTCAAGGAAACCTCTGCGATCCAGGCCGAAGCCTTCAGCAGCGCCGAAGTCCGCCACGGCCCGATGGCCCTGATCGACGAACACTACCCGCTGCTGGTGTTCGCCCCGCGCGGTGCCGAACAGGCCGGTCTGCTGAGCCTGGCGGCCGAGATGCGCCAGCGCGGCGCCCGCGTGCTGCTGGCCGCGCCGGATGATGTGAGCGAACGCGACCTGACCTTGAGCCGTGCCGAACACCCGGCCCTCGATCCGATCCTGGCGATCCAGAGTTTCTACGTGATGGCGGCCGGTCTGGCCGTGGCCCGTGGCATGGACCCGGATCAGCCGCGACATCTGAGCAAAGTCACCCGTACGCACTGA
- the nagA gene encoding N-acetylglucosamine-6-phosphate deacetylase, translating to MSEDNILTADGWIRGRLNHEHGRVVSIEGEPCDPATNDLPYLLPGFIDLHVHGGGGKDIMEGASAFETITKTHVRFGTTSLLATTMTAPSAEIASVLKEVGEFCEQRPKGAARVLGVHLEGPYINPGKLGAQPNFAHTALMAEVEDYLALAPIRVITIAPEIAGHDGLIRELSSRGIRMQIGHTLGSYEEGVAALEAGATSFTHLYNAMSPLHHREPGIVGAALAHAKFAELIPDLLHVHPGAIRVALRSIPCLYCVTDSTAAAGMPDGEYKLGSHTVTKCLGGVRLPDGTLAGSTLTMDQALRNLVKIGLPIAEASQRLSQFPADYLGITERGRLAPGAWADCVRLDRSLTLTAVMVEGEDIDFKNA from the coding sequence ATGTCTGAAGACAACATCCTCACCGCTGACGGCTGGATTCGCGGTCGGCTGAACCACGAACACGGCAGAGTCGTGTCGATCGAAGGCGAGCCTTGCGATCCGGCGACCAATGACCTGCCCTATCTGCTGCCGGGTTTCATTGACCTGCACGTCCACGGCGGTGGCGGCAAGGACATCATGGAAGGCGCCAGCGCGTTCGAGACCATCACCAAGACCCACGTGCGCTTTGGTACCACCTCGCTGCTGGCCACCACGATGACCGCGCCAAGTGCCGAGATCGCCAGCGTGCTCAAGGAGGTCGGCGAATTCTGCGAGCAGCGTCCGAAAGGCGCCGCCCGGGTCCTCGGCGTTCACCTCGAAGGCCCATACATCAATCCCGGCAAACTCGGCGCCCAACCGAATTTCGCCCACACCGCATTGATGGCCGAAGTCGAAGACTATCTGGCGCTGGCGCCAATCCGGGTGATCACCATCGCGCCGGAAATCGCCGGCCATGACGGTTTGATTCGTGAACTCAGCAGCCGTGGCATCCGCATGCAGATCGGCCACACACTCGGCAGTTACGAGGAAGGCGTCGCCGCCCTCGAAGCCGGCGCGACCAGTTTCACCCACTTGTACAACGCCATGAGCCCGCTGCATCACCGCGAGCCGGGCATCGTCGGCGCGGCGCTGGCCCACGCCAAATTCGCCGAGCTGATTCCGGATTTGCTGCATGTACACCCGGGCGCGATCCGCGTGGCCCTGCGCTCGATTCCGTGCCTGTATTGCGTGACCGACTCGACCGCCGCCGCCGGCATGCCCGACGGCGAATACAAGCTCGGCAGCCACACCGTCACCAAATGCCTGGGCGGCGTGCGCCTGCCGGACGGCACGCTGGCCGGCAGCACCCTGACCATGGATCAGGCCCTGCGCAATCTGGTGAAGATCGGTCTGCCGATCGCCGAAGCCTCGCAACGTCTTTCGCAATTCCCCGCCGACTACCTCGGCATCACCGAACGCGGGCGCCTTGCACCTGGCGCCTGGGCCGACTGCGTGCGGCTGGATCGCTCACTCACACTGACCGCCGTCATGGTCGAAGGAGAAGACATTGACTTCAAAAATGCTTGA
- a CDS encoding GntR family transcriptional regulator — translation MNDLHALRPDDSQPTPLYLQLARNLEAAIHAGQWKAEQAMPSERNLSEMLGISRVTARKALEVLLDQGLIRRLQGSGTFITPRLEQPLSRLSGFSEMLRLKGFVPSSQWLEREITLPTHEELIRLGLSPNDKVARMKRLRKADDTVMAIEMSTLPASIMPKPQVVGDSLYEHLDSIGKPIVRALQHIQAINASDEFAALVGITPGTAMLLMTRVGYLEDNTPIEVTDTYCRNDYYDFVAELRR, via the coding sequence ATGAACGACCTCCACGCCCTACGCCCAGACGACTCCCAGCCGACGCCGCTGTATTTGCAACTGGCGCGCAACCTGGAAGCAGCGATTCATGCCGGCCAGTGGAAAGCCGAACAGGCGATGCCGTCGGAGCGCAATCTAAGCGAGATGCTGGGGATTTCCCGAGTCACCGCGCGCAAGGCGCTGGAGGTTTTGCTGGACCAAGGCCTGATCCGCCGCCTGCAAGGTTCCGGCACCTTCATCACCCCGCGCCTTGAACAACCGCTGTCGCGCCTGTCGGGGTTCAGCGAGATGCTGCGCCTCAAGGGTTTCGTGCCCAGCTCGCAATGGCTGGAACGGGAAATCACCCTGCCCACCCACGAAGAACTGATCCGCCTCGGCCTGTCGCCGAACGACAAGGTTGCGCGCATGAAACGCCTGCGCAAGGCCGACGACACCGTGATGGCCATCGAGATGAGCACCCTGCCCGCCTCGATCATGCCCAAGCCACAGGTGGTGGGCGATTCCCTCTACGAACACCTCGACAGCATCGGCAAACCGATCGTGCGCGCCTTGCAGCACATCCAGGCGATCAACGCCTCGGACGAGTTCGCCGCACTGGTCGGCATCACCCCCGGCACCGCGATGCTGCTGATGACCCGGGTCGGCTACCTGGAAGACAACACGCCGATCGAAGTCACCGACACCTATTGCCGCAACGACTACTACGACTTTGTTGCAGAGCTTCGCCGCTGA
- a CDS encoding L,D-transpeptidase family protein, with product MRWLLALFCLSFVTVSQASFVTTVTPSNTPLIEKVLVLKSAHQLQLIADGKPLKSYRISLGKGAKKGPKLIEGDKRTPEGFYWIDWRKTSDKFNLSMHISYPNISDSARARREGVEPGGMIMIHGTPDSEDNPEQLFHTLDWTDGCIAMRNVDMREVWNLVPDGTMIEIRP from the coding sequence ATGCGCTGGTTGCTTGCCCTGTTCTGCCTGTCGTTCGTCACCGTCTCCCAAGCGTCATTCGTGACCACCGTGACGCCTTCGAACACCCCGCTCATCGAAAAAGTACTGGTGCTCAAATCGGCCCATCAACTGCAACTGATCGCCGACGGCAAGCCCCTCAAGAGCTATCGTATTTCCTTGGGCAAAGGCGCGAAAAAAGGCCCGAAACTGATTGAGGGCGACAAGCGCACACCGGAAGGTTTCTATTGGATCGACTGGCGCAAGACCAGCGACAAATTCAACCTGTCGATGCACATCTCCTACCCGAACATCAGCGACTCCGCCCGCGCCCGCCGCGAAGGCGTCGAGCCTGGCGGAATGATCATGATCCACGGCACGCCGGACTCCGAGGACAACCCGGAACAACTGTTCCACACCCTGGACTGGACCGACGGCTGCATCGCCATGCGCAACGTCGACATGCGTGAAGTCTGGAACCTGGTGCCGGACGGCACGATGATCGAAATCCGCCCCTGA
- a CDS encoding NUDIX hydrolase: MKFCSQCGNPVTQRIPEGDSRLRFVCDSCQTIHYQNPNIVAGCVPTWGSKILLCRRAIEPRLGYWTLPAGFMENGETIEQAAIRETAEEACARVRNLSIYTLIDVPHISQVHVFFRAELADLDFAAGPESLEVQLFEEEDIPWDELAFRTVGRTLECFFADRRVEVYPVRSESIPPLAQPVIT, from the coding sequence ATGAAATTTTGCAGCCAGTGCGGCAACCCGGTGACCCAGCGCATTCCCGAAGGCGACTCGCGGCTGCGATTCGTCTGCGATAGCTGTCAGACGATTCACTACCAGAACCCCAATATCGTGGCCGGTTGTGTACCGACCTGGGGCAGCAAAATCTTGTTGTGTCGTCGCGCCATCGAGCCACGCCTCGGTTACTGGACGCTGCCCGCCGGGTTCATGGAGAACGGCGAGACCATCGAGCAGGCCGCCATCCGCGAAACCGCCGAGGAAGCCTGCGCCCGGGTGCGCAACCTGAGCATCTACACCCTGATCGACGTGCCGCACATCAGTCAGGTGCATGTGTTTTTCCGCGCCGAGCTGGCGGATCTGGACTTCGCCGCCGGCCCCGAAAGCCTGGAAGTGCAACTGTTCGAAGAGGAAGACATTCCCTGGGACGAACTGGCTTTCCGCACGGTGGGCCGCACCCTGGAATGTTTCTTTGCAGACCGGCGCGTCGAGGTCTATCCGGTTCGCTCCGAATCGATCCCGCCGCTCGCGCAACCGGTCATCACTTGA
- a CDS encoding CoA pyrophosphatase → MLDELLHRVSNHTPRTLETDTRFPEAAVLVPITRSDEPELVLTLRASGLSTHGGEVAFPGGRRDPEDPDLIFTALREAEEEIGLPPGLVEVIGPLSPLISLHGIKVTPYVGVIPDFVEYQANDAEIAAVFSVPLEFFRKDPREHTHRIDYQGRSWYVPSYRYGEYKIWGLTAIMIVELINLLYDAKISLHQPPKSFINT, encoded by the coding sequence ATGCTGGACGAGCTACTGCACCGGGTAAGCAATCACACGCCGCGCACGCTGGAGACCGACACGCGTTTCCCCGAGGCCGCTGTCCTGGTGCCGATTACTCGCAGTGACGAACCCGAACTTGTCCTCACCCTGCGCGCCAGCGGGCTCTCGACCCACGGCGGCGAAGTCGCCTTCCCCGGTGGGCGACGGGATCCGGAAGACCCGGACCTGATTTTCACCGCCCTGCGTGAAGCCGAAGAGGAAATCGGCCTGCCGCCAGGACTGGTCGAGGTGATCGGTCCGCTTAGCCCGCTGATTTCCCTGCATGGCATCAAGGTCACGCCGTATGTCGGGGTGATTCCCGATTTTGTCGAATACCAGGCCAATGATGCCGAGATCGCTGCGGTGTTCAGTGTGCCGCTGGAATTCTTCCGCAAGGATCCGCGCGAACATACCCACCGCATCGACTATCAGGGTCGCAGTTGGTACGTACCGAGCTACCGTTACGGCGAATACAAGATCTGGGGGCTGACGGCGATCATGATCGTCGAGTTGATCAACCTGCTCTATGACGCCAAAATCAGCCTGCATCAGCCGCCAAAAAGCTTCATCAATACCTGA
- a CDS encoding gamma carbonic anhydrase family protein, with product MKYRLGDARVETHPQSWVAPNAVLVGKVRLEEGANVWFNAVLRGDNELILIGKNSNVQDGTVMHTDMGYPLTIGTGVTIGHNAMLHGCTVGDYSLIGINAVILNGAKIGKNCIIGANSLIGEGKEIPDGSLVMGSPGKVVRELTEPQKKMLEASAAHYVHNAQRYARDLVEQEE from the coding sequence ATGAAATACCGCCTGGGCGACGCCCGTGTCGAAACCCATCCACAGAGCTGGGTCGCCCCCAATGCTGTGCTGGTGGGCAAGGTCAGACTGGAAGAAGGCGCCAACGTCTGGTTCAACGCCGTGCTGCGCGGCGACAACGAACTGATCCTGATCGGCAAGAACAGCAACGTGCAGGACGGCACCGTAATGCACACCGACATGGGCTATCCGCTGACCATCGGCACCGGCGTGACCATCGGCCACAACGCCATGCTCCACGGCTGCACGGTCGGCGACTACAGCCTGATCGGCATCAACGCCGTCATCCTCAACGGCGCGAAGATCGGCAAGAACTGCATCATCGGCGCCAATTCGCTGATCGGTGAAGGCAAGGAAATTCCCGATGGTTCGCTGGTGATGGGCTCGCCGGGCAAGGTGGTGCGCGAGCTGACCGAGCCGCAGAAGAAGATGCTCGAAGCCAGTGCCGCGCACTATGTGCATAACGCCCAGCGCTATGCGCGCGATCTGGTCGAGCAGGAAGAATGA
- a CDS encoding DUF1289 domain-containing protein, whose amino-acid sequence MTTPERPVASPCVSICALDEDDICTGCQRTVEEITRWSRMTNDERRVVLGLCHERAKASGLVWMLPPKS is encoded by the coding sequence ATGACAACCCCGGAAAGACCCGTCGCCTCGCCGTGCGTGAGCATTTGCGCGCTGGACGAAGACGACATTTGCACCGGTTGCCAGCGTACGGTCGAAGAGATCACTCGCTGGAGCCGGATGACCAATGACGAGCGGCGGGTGGTGCTGGGGTTGTGTCATGAGCGGGCGAAGGCCAGTGGCCTGGTCTGGATGTTGCCGCCAAAATCGTGA
- a CDS encoding preQ0 transporter produces MIFLITYISSVVLINFAFSTAPHLDIIWSAWGGLVFVLRDMVQIRFGHGAIVAMLAALVLSYVTSDPSIALASATAFAVSECIDWLVFTITKRPLRDRLWISSALSIPLDTFIFFGMIDLLTPPVLITALASKFAGVTAVWLIMAWRERKQAVAG; encoded by the coding sequence ATGATTTTCCTCATCACCTACATCAGCAGTGTCGTGCTGATCAACTTCGCCTTCTCCACCGCGCCGCACCTGGACATCATCTGGTCGGCCTGGGGCGGGCTGGTGTTCGTGCTGCGCGACATGGTGCAGATCCGTTTCGGGCACGGCGCGATTGTGGCAATGCTGGCAGCGCTGGTGCTGTCTTATGTCACCTCCGATCCGTCGATTGCGTTGGCCAGTGCCACGGCATTCGCGGTCTCCGAGTGCATCGACTGGCTGGTGTTCACTATCACCAAGCGCCCGCTGCGTGACCGGCTGTGGATCAGTTCGGCGCTGAGCATTCCCCTCGATACCTTTATCTTCTTCGGCATGATCGACCTGCTCACGCCGCCGGTGCTTATCACTGCGCTGGCCTCGAAGTTCGCCGGCGTTACTGCGGTCTGGCTGATCATGGCCTGGCGTGAACGCAAACAGGCTGTCGCCGGCTGA
- the purT gene encoding formate-dependent phosphoribosylglycinamide formyltransferase, which yields MTRIGTPLSPTATRVLLCGCGELGKEVVIELQRLGVEVIAVDRYANAPAMQVAHRSHVINMLDGAALRAVIEAEKPHFIVPEIEAIATATLVELEAEGFTVIPTARAAQLTMNREGIRRLAAEELDLPTSPYHFADTFEDYSKAVQDLGFPCVVKPVMSSSGKGQSLLRSADDVQKAWDYAQEGGRAGKGRVIIEGFIDFDYEITLLTVRHVGGTTFCAPVGHRQEKGDYQESWQPQAMSPIALAESERVAKAVTEALGGRGLFGVELFIKGDQVWFSEVSPRPHDTGLVTLISQDLSQFALHARAILGLPVPLIRQFGPSASAVILVEGHSTQTAFANLGAALSEPDTALRLFGKPEVNGQRRMGVALARDESIEAARAKATRASQAVVVEL from the coding sequence ATGACCCGTATCGGAACTCCATTGTCGCCGACCGCGACCCGCGTATTGCTGTGTGGCTGTGGTGAGTTGGGCAAGGAAGTGGTGATCGAGCTGCAACGCCTGGGCGTTGAAGTGATTGCCGTCGACCGCTACGCCAATGCGCCGGCCATGCAGGTTGCCCATCGCAGCCACGTGATCAACATGCTCGACGGCGCCGCCCTGCGTGCAGTGATCGAAGCCGAGAAGCCGCACTTCATCGTGCCGGAAATCGAAGCTATCGCTACTGCCACGCTGGTGGAACTGGAAGCCGAAGGCTTCACCGTGATCCCGACCGCTCGCGCCGCGCAACTGACCATGAACCGCGAGGGCATTCGTCGTCTGGCCGCCGAAGAGCTGGATCTGCCGACTTCGCCATACCACTTCGCCGACACCTTCGAGGACTACAGCAAGGCTGTTCAGGACTTGGGCTTCCCGTGCGTCGTCAAACCGGTGATGAGTTCGTCGGGCAAGGGCCAGAGCCTGCTGCGCAGCGCCGATGACGTGCAGAAGGCCTGGGACTACGCACAAGAGGGCGGTCGCGCCGGTAAAGGTCGCGTCATCATTGAAGGCTTCATCGATTTTGACTACGAAATCACTCTGCTGACCGTGCGTCATGTCGGCGGCACGACTTTCTGTGCGCCGGTCGGTCACCGTCAGGAGAAGGGCGACTATCAGGAATCCTGGCAGCCGCAGGCCATGAGCCCCATCGCACTGGCTGAATCCGAGCGCGTTGCCAAAGCTGTGACAGAAGCGTTGGGTGGTCGTGGTCTGTTCGGTGTCGAGCTGTTCATCAAGGGCGATCAAGTGTGGTTCAGCGAAGTGTCGCCGCGTCCACACGACACCGGTCTGGTGACCCTGATTTCTCAGGATCTGTCGCAATTCGCCCTGCACGCCCGGGCAATTCTCGGTCTGCCGGTGCCACTGATCCGTCAGTTCGGCCCATCAGCCTCGGCAGTGATTCTGGTGGAAGGTCACTCAACCCAGACCGCATTCGCCAACCTCGGCGCTGCACTGAGCGAACCGGATACCGCGCTGCGTCTGTTCGGCAAGCCTGAGGTCAATGGCCAGCGCCGCATGGGTGTTGCACTGGCCCGTGACGAGTCGATTGAAGCCGCTCGTGCCAAGGCGACCCGTGCTTCTCAGGCGGTCGTTGTAGAGCTGTAA